One region of Streptomyces sp. NBC_00442 genomic DNA includes:
- a CDS encoding amidohydrolase family protein translates to MTAQNEKKAQNEPAVRNETAARNAQNDPYLIISSDCHAGLPTEEYRPYLDARFHREFDEFLAGRDRRREEMTRLGVRNEAFADRWFSDNEQGLRGGWDAVQRLKELDGDGVAGEVVFPDADAVDSRTAAPFGVGLGLSGDQDPDLGMAGARAHNRWLAEFVGQNPERHCGVALLPVTGEVDRVVAEIHRAKESGLGALMIPSMWVDRAPYHDRRYDPVWAAAAETGMPLVTHSGAAPRHEYGDHLGIYVSEVTWWPARPLWFLLWSGVFERHPGLKFGVAESGCWWLPNLLWFMDRLYLGAHGGKKLSPFAELKRPPSEYLDRQIFICATNTKRRELAQRYEIGVDNILWGSDFPHPEGTWPHTREWLKNTFHDIPVSETRRMLGLAAAEVFGFDTAKLAPIARRIGPTPAELGQPDDQLAVEASWARSREVGRHWLTEHDFPVLGVDR, encoded by the coding sequence ATGACAGCACAGAACGAGAAGAAAGCGCAGAACGAGCCGGCCGTGCGGAACGAGACGGCAGCGCGGAACGCGCAGAACGACCCGTACCTGATCATCTCCTCCGACTGCCACGCCGGGCTCCCCACCGAGGAGTACCGGCCCTATCTGGACGCCCGTTTCCACCGGGAGTTCGACGAGTTCCTCGCGGGCCGCGACCGCCGCCGCGAGGAGATGACGCGGCTCGGCGTACGCAACGAGGCCTTCGCCGACCGCTGGTTCAGCGACAACGAGCAGGGACTGCGCGGGGGTTGGGACGCGGTGCAGCGCCTCAAGGAACTCGACGGCGACGGCGTGGCCGGCGAGGTCGTCTTCCCCGACGCGGACGCCGTCGACAGCCGCACCGCCGCCCCCTTCGGCGTGGGCCTCGGCCTCTCCGGCGACCAGGACCCCGACCTCGGCATGGCGGGCGCGCGGGCGCACAACCGCTGGCTCGCCGAGTTCGTCGGCCAGAACCCCGAACGGCACTGCGGGGTCGCCCTGTTGCCCGTCACCGGCGAGGTCGACCGGGTGGTCGCCGAGATCCACCGGGCCAAGGAGTCCGGGCTCGGCGCGCTGATGATCCCGTCCATGTGGGTGGACCGGGCTCCCTACCACGACCGCCGCTACGACCCCGTCTGGGCGGCCGCCGCCGAGACCGGGATGCCGCTCGTGACGCATTCGGGCGCGGCCCCGCGCCACGAGTACGGCGACCACCTGGGCATCTACGTGTCCGAGGTGACGTGGTGGCCCGCCCGGCCCCTGTGGTTCCTGCTGTGGTCGGGCGTCTTCGAGCGTCACCCAGGGCTCAAGTTCGGTGTGGCGGAGTCCGGTTGCTGGTGGCTGCCGAACCTGCTCTGGTTCATGGACCGCCTCTACCTCGGCGCCCACGGCGGCAAGAAGCTCTCGCCCTTCGCCGAGCTGAAGCGGCCGCCGAGCGAGTACCTCGACCGGCAGATCTTCATCTGCGCCACCAACACCAAGCGCCGCGAGCTGGCCCAGCGCTACGAGATCGGCGTCGACAACATCCTGTGGGGCTCCGACTTCCCGCACCCGGAGGGCACCTGGCCGCACACGCGTGAGTGGCTGAAGAACACCTTCCACGACATCCCGGTGAGCGAGACCCGGCGCATGCTCGGCCTCGCGGCGGCCGAGGTCTTCGGGTTCGACACCGCGAAGCTGGCGCCCATCGCCCGCAGGATCGGTCCGACCCCGGCCGAACTGGGCCAGCCCGACGACCAGTTGGCCGTCGAGGCGTCCTGGGCACGCTCGCGCGAGGTGGGCCGCCACTGGCTGACCGAACACGACTTCCCCGTCCTGGGGGTGGACCGGTGA
- a CDS encoding DUF485 domain-containing protein: MATDASPPEAGAVPRPAQPSTEAFVSEQQSAEFGELRRAHRSFAFPLTVAFISWYLLYVLLSSYAGGLMGTKVVGNINVAFVFGLAQFLTTFLIAWFYSRHAAAKLDPKAEVIKHRMEADA, from the coding sequence GTGGCCACCGACGCGTCGCCCCCCGAAGCCGGGGCGGTCCCCCGCCCGGCCCAGCCCAGTACCGAGGCGTTCGTCTCGGAGCAGCAGAGCGCCGAATTCGGTGAACTCCGCCGCGCCCACCGGTCGTTCGCCTTCCCGCTGACCGTCGCCTTCATCAGCTGGTACCTGCTGTACGTGCTGCTGTCCAGCTATGCGGGCGGCCTCATGGGCACCAAGGTCGTCGGCAACATCAACGTGGCGTTCGTCTTCGGCCTCGCCCAGTTCCTGACCACCTTCCTCATCGCCTGGTTCTACTCCCGGCACGCCGCGGCGAAGCTCGACCCCAAGGCCGAGGTCATCAAGCACCGCATGGAGGCCGACGCATGA
- a CDS encoding sterol desaturase family protein yields MSPNLPDVVLWSIPAFVLLTVVEMVSYRLHPDEDAAGYETKDAATSVGMGLGSLVFDALWKIPIVALYTAVYALTPLAIPVLWWTVPLMLLGQDFFYYWSHRGHHVIRILWACHVVHHSSRKFNLTTALRQPWTTWTVWPFYVPLIALGVHPAVLAFCSSANLVYQFWVHTERVDKLPRPFEFVFNTPSHHRVHHASQGGYLDRNFGGILIVWDRMFGSFTAETERPVFGLTKNIATYNPLRVATHEYAAIARDVRAASTWRERAGRIFRGPGWQPRTAAASAGEPAARTVPAAAVEPAPVAERAV; encoded by the coding sequence ATGTCGCCGAACCTGCCCGATGTCGTGCTGTGGTCGATACCCGCCTTCGTGCTGCTCACCGTCGTCGAGATGGTGAGCTACCGCCTCCATCCGGACGAGGACGCCGCCGGGTACGAGACGAAGGACGCCGCCACCAGCGTCGGCATGGGGCTCGGCAGTCTGGTCTTCGACGCCTTGTGGAAGATTCCGATCGTCGCCCTCTACACGGCGGTGTACGCCCTCACGCCGCTCGCGATCCCCGTGCTGTGGTGGACCGTGCCGCTGATGCTGCTCGGGCAGGACTTCTTCTACTACTGGTCGCACCGCGGCCACCACGTCATCCGGATCCTGTGGGCCTGCCACGTGGTGCACCACTCCAGCCGGAAGTTCAACCTGACCACCGCTCTGCGCCAGCCCTGGACGACGTGGACGGTGTGGCCGTTCTACGTGCCGCTCATCGCGCTGGGCGTCCACCCCGCCGTGCTCGCGTTCTGCTCCTCGGCCAACCTCGTCTACCAGTTCTGGGTGCACACCGAGCGCGTCGACAAGCTGCCCCGGCCCTTCGAGTTCGTGTTCAACACGCCCTCGCACCACCGGGTTCACCATGCTTCGCAGGGCGGCTACCTCGACCGCAACTTCGGCGGCATCCTGATCGTCTGGGACCGGATGTTCGGCTCGTTCACCGCCGAGACCGAGCGCCCCGTGTTCGGGCTCACCAAGAACATCGCCACCTACAACCCGCTGCGCGTCGCGACCCACGAGTACGCCGCCATCGCCCGTGACGTGCGCGCCGCGAGCACCTGGCGCGAGCGGGCCGGACGGATCTTCCGCGGGCCGGGCTGGCAGCCGCGGACCGCCGCCGCGAGCGCCGGCGAACCGGCCGCGCGGACGGTCCCCGCGGCCGCCGTCGAGCCCGCCCCGGTGGCGGAGCGCGCCGTATGA
- a CDS encoding SDR family NAD(P)-dependent oxidoreductase, with translation MELGQGQVAVVTGAASGIGLAMARRFAAEGLKVVLADVEEGALEKAAGQLREDGAQVLARTVDVSERDSVLALADAAYETFGAVHVLCNNAGVGSGAEGRMWEHEVNDWKWAFAVNVWGVFHGIQAFVPRMIAGGEPGRIVNTSSGDGGIAPLPTASVYAVTKSAVVTMTESLYAHLKAEGVPIGASVLFPGPHMLRTGLWESHRNRPERFAKERPRRTPYRSLDQWESAMKAAGQEIEFTPVEDVAAEVVDGIRADRFWMLPASEHSDRQIRARSQAMLDRANPAYLESFILD, from the coding sequence ATGGAGCTCGGGCAGGGGCAGGTCGCCGTCGTCACCGGCGCGGCGAGCGGGATCGGGCTGGCGATGGCCCGGAGGTTCGCCGCCGAAGGCCTCAAGGTGGTCCTCGCCGACGTCGAGGAGGGCGCCCTGGAGAAGGCGGCCGGGCAGCTCCGCGAGGACGGGGCGCAGGTACTGGCCCGCACCGTCGACGTCAGTGAGCGCGACTCGGTGCTCGCCCTGGCGGACGCCGCGTACGAGACGTTCGGGGCCGTGCACGTGCTGTGCAACAACGCCGGGGTCGGATCCGGCGCCGAGGGCCGCATGTGGGAGCACGAGGTCAACGACTGGAAGTGGGCCTTCGCCGTCAACGTGTGGGGCGTCTTCCACGGCATCCAGGCCTTCGTGCCCCGCATGATCGCGGGCGGCGAGCCCGGCCGGATCGTCAACACCTCCTCCGGCGACGGCGGCATCGCCCCGCTGCCGACCGCATCCGTCTACGCCGTCACCAAGTCGGCGGTCGTCACGATGACCGAGTCCCTGTACGCGCACCTGAAGGCCGAGGGCGTCCCGATCGGCGCGTCGGTGCTCTTTCCCGGCCCGCACATGCTGCGCACCGGCCTGTGGGAGTCGCACCGCAACCGGCCCGAGCGCTTCGCCAAGGAGCGGCCGCGCAGGACTCCGTACCGCAGCCTCGACCAGTGGGAGTCGGCCATGAAGGCGGCCGGCCAGGAGATCGAGTTCACCCCGGTCGAGGACGTGGCGGCCGAGGTCGTCGACGGGATCCGCGCCGACCGGTTCTGGATGCTGCCCGCGAGCGAGCACAGCGACCGGCAGATCAGAGCCCGTTCGCAGGCGATGCTCGACCGGGCGAACCCGGCGTATCTGGAAAGCTTCATCCTGGACTGA
- a CDS encoding amidohydrolase family protein has translation MSERYTVISADCHAGADLLDYRPYLESRYHDAFDAWAASYVNPYEDLMADTADRNWNSDRRIAELEADGIVAEVVFPNTIPPFFPSASLMAPAPTRAEFEQRWAGLRAHNRWLADFCDRAPGRRAGVAQILLNDVEEAVREIRRAKEAGLTGGILLPGAPPGSGIPELYSEAYDPIWAVCAELGVPVNHHGGSASPVLGEEPAARAVFMVETTWFSHRALWHLIFGGVFNRHPSLSLVLTEQGSGWIPGVLDMLDYYHGRLVAAATKASTAESKFGAGLAESMGKGPSRVWRENCFVGASFMRPHEVPLRDRIGLDKIMWGSDYPHDEGTTPFSREGLRIAYAGVPSEEVAAMVGGNAARVYGFDLPALDKVAARVGPTVAEIAEPLKEVPAEATSPAFARGGSVRVW, from the coding sequence GTGAGCGAGCGCTACACCGTCATCTCGGCGGACTGCCACGCCGGCGCCGACCTCCTGGACTACCGGCCCTACCTGGAGTCCAGGTACCACGACGCCTTCGACGCGTGGGCGGCCTCGTACGTCAATCCGTACGAGGATCTGATGGCCGACACCGCCGACCGCAACTGGAACTCGGACCGCAGGATCGCCGAGTTGGAGGCGGACGGCATCGTCGCGGAGGTCGTCTTCCCCAACACGATCCCTCCGTTCTTCCCCTCCGCCTCCCTCATGGCACCGGCGCCCACCCGCGCGGAGTTCGAACAGCGCTGGGCGGGACTGCGTGCCCATAACCGCTGGCTCGCCGACTTCTGCGACCGGGCCCCGGGACGCCGGGCGGGCGTCGCGCAGATCCTCCTCAACGACGTCGAGGAGGCGGTGCGCGAGATCCGCCGGGCCAAGGAGGCCGGCCTGACGGGCGGCATCCTGCTGCCGGGCGCCCCGCCCGGCTCGGGGATCCCCGAGCTCTACTCCGAGGCGTACGACCCGATCTGGGCGGTCTGCGCGGAGCTGGGCGTGCCGGTCAACCACCACGGGGGGTCCGCGTCCCCGGTGCTGGGGGAGGAGCCGGCGGCGCGGGCGGTGTTCATGGTGGAGACGACGTGGTTCTCGCACCGGGCGCTGTGGCACCTGATCTTCGGCGGGGTCTTCAACCGGCACCCCTCCCTCAGCCTCGTGCTCACGGAGCAGGGTTCGGGCTGGATCCCCGGTGTCCTGGACATGCTGGACTACTACCACGGGCGCCTCGTGGCGGCCGCGACGAAGGCGTCCACGGCGGAGTCCAAGTTCGGGGCGGGGCTCGCGGAGTCCATGGGAAAGGGCCCCTCTCGGGTGTGGCGGGAGAACTGCTTCGTCGGCGCGAGCTTCATGCGGCCGCACGAGGTGCCGCTGCGCGACCGGATCGGCCTCGACAAGATCATGTGGGGCAGCGACTACCCGCACGACGAGGGCACCACGCCCTTCTCCCGGGAGGGCCTGCGGATCGCGTACGCCGGCGTGCCGAGCGAGGAGGTCGCGGCGATGGTCGGCGGCAACGCGGCCCGCGTGTACGGCTTCGACCTGCCGGCCCTGGACAAGGTCGCGGCGCGGGTCGGTCCCACGGTCGCGGAGATCGCCGAGCCGCTGAAGGAGGTGCCGGCCGAGGCCACCAGCCCGGCGTTCGCCCGGGGCGGGTCGGTGCGGGTGTGGTGA
- a CDS encoding VIT1/CCC1 transporter family protein — protein MSSSDQHDEAHNGALGSRLNWLRAAVLGANDGIVSTAGLVVGVAGATDARSALLTAGLAGLLAGSMSMAAGEYVSVSTQRDSEKAALAMERRELKEQPEAELAELTGLLAARGLSEDVAREAALQLTERDALRAHADVELGIDPDELTNPWHAAWASFLAFTAGALLPLLAIVLPPASVRLYVTVGSVLAALALTGWGSARLGSAPVGRAVLRNVGGGAVAMGVTYAAGVLLGAAGV, from the coding sequence ATGAGCTCATCCGACCAGCACGACGAGGCGCACAACGGGGCGCTCGGCTCGCGGCTCAACTGGCTGCGGGCCGCGGTGCTCGGCGCCAACGACGGCATCGTCTCGACCGCCGGTCTCGTCGTCGGCGTGGCCGGGGCGACGGACGCGCGCTCGGCCCTCCTGACGGCGGGCCTGGCCGGACTGCTCGCCGGCTCCATGTCCATGGCGGCCGGCGAGTACGTCTCCGTCTCCACCCAGCGCGACTCCGAAAAAGCCGCGCTCGCGATGGAGCGGCGCGAGCTGAAGGAGCAGCCCGAGGCCGAACTCGCCGAACTGACTGGCTTGTTGGCGGCCCGGGGCCTCAGCGAGGACGTGGCCCGCGAGGCGGCGCTCCAGCTCACCGAACGCGACGCGCTGCGCGCCCACGCCGACGTCGAGCTGGGCATCGACCCCGACGAACTCACCAACCCCTGGCACGCGGCCTGGGCCAGCTTCCTGGCCTTCACGGCGGGCGCGCTGCTACCCCTCCTCGCCATCGTGCTGCCGCCGGCCTCGGTGCGCCTCTATGTGACGGTCGGCTCGGTCCTGGCCGCGCTCGCTCTGACGGGCTGGGGAAGCGCCCGCCTCGGCTCGGCCCCGGTGGGCCGCGCGGTCCTGCGGAACGTGGGCGGGGGTGCGGTGGCGATGGGGGTCACGTATGCGGCGGGGGTGCTGCTGGGCGCGGCCGGGGTGTAG
- a CDS encoding zinc-dependent alcohol dehydrogenase family protein, whose amino-acid sequence MRATVIHAPHDIRVEEVPDPKVQVSTDAVVRVLRACICGSDLWAYRGESARKPGQRIGHEFLGIVEEAGPEVRGFRKGDLVVAPFVWSDGTCDFCSEGLTTSCPQGGFWGSVGSDGGQGEAVRVPFADGTLVKLPADAASDDHLLTALLALSDVMGTGHHAAIGAGVGRGTTVAVVGDGAVGLCGVLAAKRLGAERIIALGRHQARTDIAKLFGATDVVAERGEAAVDAVRDLTRGQGAHAVIEAVGTEQSMRTAVDITRDGGAIGYVGVPHGSGTGLDLGVMFDRNIALRGGVAPVRTYIPELLADVLDGTIDPSPVFDLTVGIEGVPDGYRAMDERTALKVLVKP is encoded by the coding sequence ATGCGCGCCACCGTCATCCACGCCCCCCACGACATCCGGGTGGAGGAGGTGCCGGACCCGAAGGTCCAGGTGTCCACCGACGCGGTCGTCCGTGTCCTGCGCGCCTGCATCTGCGGCAGCGACCTGTGGGCCTACCGCGGGGAGTCCGCGCGCAAGCCCGGCCAGCGGATCGGCCACGAGTTCCTCGGCATCGTCGAGGAGGCCGGTCCCGAGGTCCGCGGGTTCCGCAAGGGCGACCTCGTCGTGGCGCCCTTCGTCTGGTCGGACGGCACCTGCGACTTCTGCTCCGAGGGTCTGACCACCTCCTGCCCGCAGGGCGGCTTCTGGGGCTCGGTCGGCTCCGACGGCGGGCAGGGCGAAGCCGTCCGCGTCCCGTTCGCCGACGGCACCCTGGTCAAGCTCCCGGCCGACGCCGCGTCCGACGACCACCTGCTGACCGCGCTGCTCGCGCTGTCCGACGTCATGGGCACAGGACACCACGCGGCGATCGGGGCCGGCGTCGGGCGCGGCACGACCGTCGCCGTCGTCGGTGACGGCGCCGTCGGCCTGTGCGGGGTGCTCGCCGCCAAGCGGCTCGGCGCCGAGCGGATCATCGCGCTCGGCCGCCACCAGGCACGTACCGACATCGCGAAGCTCTTCGGCGCCACCGACGTCGTCGCCGAGCGCGGCGAGGCCGCCGTGGACGCGGTGCGCGACCTGACCCGCGGCCAGGGCGCGCACGCCGTCATCGAGGCCGTCGGCACCGAGCAGTCCATGCGCACCGCCGTCGACATCACCCGCGACGGCGGCGCCATCGGCTACGTCGGCGTCCCGCACGGCAGCGGCACCGGCCTCGACCTCGGCGTCATGTTCGACCGCAACATCGCGCTGCGCGGCGGCGTCGCGCCCGTGCGCACCTACATCCCCGAGCTGCTCGCCGACGTCCTCGACGGCACCATCGATCCCTCCCCGGTCTTCGACCTCACGGTCGGCATCGAGGGCGTGCCCGACGGCTACCGCGCGATGGACGAGCGCACCGCCCTGAAGGTCCTCGTCAAGCCGTAG
- a CDS encoding lysoplasmalogenase, producing MTAPGADAAPRGTDRDTNTAPGTAAGTAAGTAPGASGVPGGRRGGAAAPLLIAFALACLLDLLSLLAGWHTGHLVAKPLLMPLLAGHVYARGGPRPLVAALLCGWGGDVFLLSGADAAFLLGMGCFAAGHVCYLVLFGRGRTHPALGAAYGIALVATVAALWTDLPAGLRIPVAGYSLLLTTMACRSSRLGPLVGLGGALFLLSDTLIATGVADWPQLPRPDFWIMLTYVGAQALLAQAYREESRTTRTPRTI from the coding sequence ATGACCGCACCCGGCGCGGACGCCGCCCCGCGCGGCACGGACCGGGACACGAACACGGCCCCGGGCACGGCGGCGGGCACGGCGGCGGGCACGGCCCCGGGTGCGAGCGGAGTGCCGGGCGGGCGGCGCGGTGGCGCCGCGGCCCCGCTCCTGATCGCGTTCGCCCTCGCCTGTCTCCTCGACCTCCTCTCGCTCCTCGCCGGATGGCACACCGGGCACCTGGTCGCCAAGCCGCTCCTCATGCCGCTGCTCGCCGGGCACGTGTACGCCCGGGGCGGGCCGAGGCCGCTCGTCGCCGCGCTCCTGTGCGGCTGGGGCGGAGACGTGTTCCTGCTCTCGGGCGCCGACGCCGCCTTCCTGCTCGGCATGGGCTGCTTCGCCGCCGGGCACGTCTGCTACCTCGTGCTGTTCGGGCGGGGCAGGACGCATCCCGCTCTCGGCGCCGCGTACGGGATCGCGCTCGTCGCCACCGTGGCCGCACTCTGGACGGACCTGCCCGCCGGACTGCGGATCCCGGTCGCCGGGTACAGCCTGCTGCTGACCACGATGGCCTGCCGGTCCTCGCGGCTCGGCCCGCTCGTCGGCCTCGGCGGCGCCCTGTTCCTGCTCTCCGACACCCTCATCGCCACCGGCGTCGCCGACTGGCCGCAGCTTCCGCGCCCCGACTTCTGGATCATGCTGACCTACGTCGGCGCACAGGCACTCCTCGCACAGGCGTACCGTGAAGAGTCCCGGACGACCCGAACGCCCCGGACCATCTGA
- a CDS encoding S8 family peptidase — protein sequence MTLHISRTRRAIAASAGLATAAALALLPGTATAAPAGPAASGPKAGQTAGPELSYIVNVRPGQGNSARVKRAVAQAGGSVLQAYDRIGVLVVHSANADFAKTIRTVRGVDSAGATRTAPLPAQSTTDVGTPKNLTAEQLKAVTAKAAPGEDPLEPLQWDLKAIKADKAHEKTLGSSRVTVGVIDTGVDDTHPDIAPNFDRAKSVSCITGKPDTTDGAWRPFTTGGSPHGTHVAGEIAGAKNGVGITGVAPGVKIAAIKVSTQGGSFFYTEAVVCGFMWAAEHHIDVTNNSYYTDPWYFNCKDDPDQKALVEAITRASTYAESRGTVNVAAAGNENYDFTSDSITDPSSPNDSTPGGRVIDPRTCLDIPTQLPGVVTVASTGAKGWKSSFSNYGLGVIDIAAPGGDSTAYQPPQAPATSGLILGPVPGGTWAYMAGTSMATPHVVGVAALLKSTHPHASATLIKALLALQADRTPCTTPYDIDGDGTVDAVCQGGKFYNGFYGAGITNAFNAVK from the coding sequence ATGACGTTGCACATCTCCCGTACGCGCCGCGCCATCGCCGCCTCGGCGGGCCTGGCCACCGCCGCCGCGCTCGCGCTGCTCCCCGGCACGGCGACGGCCGCGCCCGCCGGTCCTGCCGCGTCCGGCCCGAAGGCCGGGCAGACCGCCGGGCCCGAGCTGAGCTACATCGTCAACGTCCGCCCCGGACAAGGTAATTCGGCCCGCGTGAAGAGAGCGGTCGCGCAGGCGGGCGGCTCGGTCCTGCAGGCGTACGACCGGATAGGCGTCCTCGTGGTGCACTCCGCCAACGCGGACTTCGCGAAGACGATCCGCACGGTGCGGGGGGTCGATTCGGCGGGGGCGACGCGGACCGCGCCGCTGCCCGCACAGTCCACCACCGATGTGGGCACGCCGAAGAACCTCACCGCCGAGCAACTGAAGGCGGTCACCGCCAAGGCGGCGCCCGGCGAGGATCCCCTGGAGCCGTTGCAGTGGGACCTGAAGGCGATCAAGGCGGACAAGGCGCACGAGAAGACCCTGGGCAGCTCCCGGGTGACCGTCGGCGTGATCGACACGGGCGTCGACGACACCCACCCCGACATCGCGCCCAACTTCGACCGCGCCAAGTCGGTCAGCTGCATCACCGGCAAGCCCGACACCACGGACGGCGCGTGGCGCCCGTTCACCACCGGCGGCTCCCCCCACGGCACCCATGTGGCGGGCGAGATCGCGGGCGCCAAGAACGGCGTCGGCATCACCGGGGTGGCGCCCGGGGTGAAGATCGCGGCGATCAAGGTGTCGACGCAGGGGGGCAGCTTCTTCTACACGGAGGCCGTCGTCTGCGGCTTCATGTGGGCGGCCGAGCACCACATCGACGTCACCAACAACAGCTATTACACCGACCCCTGGTACTTCAACTGCAAGGACGACCCCGACCAGAAGGCGCTGGTGGAGGCGATCACGCGGGCGTCGACGTACGCCGAGTCCCGGGGCACGGTCAACGTGGCGGCGGCCGGCAACGAGAACTACGACTTCACGTCCGACTCGATCACCGACCCGTCGAGCCCGAACGACTCCACCCCGGGCGGCCGGGTGATCGACCCGCGCACGTGCCTCGACATCCCGACCCAGCTGCCGGGCGTGGTGACCGTCGCCTCGACCGGCGCCAAGGGGTGGAAGTCGTCGTTCTCGAACTACGGGCTCGGCGTCATCGACATCGCGGCCCCGGGCGGCGACTCGACGGCGTACCAGCCGCCGCAGGCCCCGGCCACCAGCGGCCTGATCCTGGGCCCGGTGCCGGGCGGTACATGGGCGTACATGGCGGGAACATCCATGGCGACGCCCCATGTGGTGGGCGTGGCGGCCCTGTTGAAGTCGACCCACCCGCACGCGTCCGCGACCCTGATCAAGGCGCTGCTCGCGCTCCAGGCGGACCGGACGCCGTGCACCACGCCGTACGACATCGACGGTGACGGCACGGTGGACGCGGTCTGCCAGGGCGGGAAGTTCTACAACGGCTTCTACGGGGCGGGCATCACCAACGCCTTCAACGCCGTGAAGTAA
- a CDS encoding acetoacetate decarboxylase family protein, whose protein sequence is MARVRYGARTEAEIQAARTASSKLPDIWSTGVVALWESDPDAVAAVLPPPLKPAERPLVRANISKVDLPGYPLGAGSVAVAAVHDGQEGWYPLVMPMTHERALIGGREVFGEPKKLGEVDVERDGLVVRASLARHGIAFVEVRGAVDGPLPLPEPTRRTDFYFKFLPAVDGEGFDADPVLVHCVRNEKVRKLEKITGDVVLRESMYDPVADLPVRRLVEITIGEKTTDQKGTVAERVSAQTLLPYIHQRYDDPQQILDGPPEGSV, encoded by the coding sequence ATGGCACGCGTACGGTACGGGGCGCGCACCGAGGCCGAGATCCAGGCCGCGCGCACCGCGAGTTCCAAGCTCCCCGACATCTGGTCGACCGGCGTGGTGGCGCTCTGGGAGAGCGACCCCGACGCGGTCGCGGCGGTCCTGCCGCCGCCGCTCAAGCCCGCCGAGCGCCCGCTGGTGCGGGCCAACATCAGCAAGGTGGACCTGCCCGGCTATCCGCTCGGCGCCGGCTCGGTGGCGGTCGCCGCCGTGCACGACGGGCAGGAGGGCTGGTATCCGCTGGTGATGCCGATGACGCACGAGCGGGCCCTGATCGGCGGGCGCGAGGTGTTCGGCGAGCCGAAGAAGCTCGGCGAGGTGGACGTCGAGCGCGACGGCCTGGTCGTGCGGGCCTCGCTCGCCCGGCACGGGATCGCGTTCGTCGAGGTGCGGGGCGCCGTGGACGGGCCGCTGCCGCTGCCCGAGCCGACGCGCAGGACCGACTTCTACTTCAAGTTCCTGCCGGCCGTCGACGGCGAGGGCTTCGACGCCGACCCCGTTCTCGTCCACTGCGTACGCAACGAGAAGGTGCGCAAGCTGGAGAAGATCACCGGCGATGTGGTGCTGCGCGAGTCGATGTACGACCCCGTCGCCGACCTTCCGGTGCGCCGCCTCGTCGAGATCACCATCGGCGAGAAGACCACCGACCAGAAGGGCACGGTGGCCGAACGGGTCAGCGCCCAGACCCTGTTGCCCTACATCCACCAGCGCTACGACGACCCCCAGCAGATCCTCGACGGGCCGCCCGAGGGGAGCGTGTGA